In the Choloepus didactylus isolate mChoDid1 chromosome 5, mChoDid1.pri, whole genome shotgun sequence genome, one interval contains:
- the LOC119534985 gene encoding 5'-deoxynucleotidase HDDC2-like: protein MAAASAASSGHGALSLLRFLRLVGHLKRVPRTGWVYRKVENPESVSDHMYRMAVMALVTRDDHLNKDRCVRLALVHDMAECIVGDIAPADNIPKEEKHRREEKAMTQLTQLLPEDLKKELYELWEEYETQSSAEARFVKQLDQCEMILQASEYEDLENKPGRLQEFFSSTAGKFSHPEIVELVSELEAERNAKRAAASSEPCS, encoded by the coding sequence atggCCGCGGCTTCCGCCGCCTCCTCGGGGCACGGGGCCCTGAGCCTGCTGCGGTTCCTGCGGCTCGTGGGGCATCTCAAGAGGGTCCCACGGACTGGCTGGGTATACAGAAAAGTAGAGAATCCAGAGAGTGTGTCGGATCACATGTACAGGATGGCAGTTATGGCTCTGGTGACCAGGGACGACCATCTTAACAAAGACCGATGTGTACGCCTAGCCCTGGTTCATGATATGGCAGAGTGCATCGTTGGGGACATAGCTCCAGCAGATAACAtccccaaagaagaaaaacacaggCGAGAAGAGAAAGCTATGACGCAACTAACCCAGCTCCTACCAGAAGACCTCAAGAAGGAGCTCTATGAACTTTGGGAGGAGTACGAGACCCAATCTAGTGCAGAAGCCAGGTTTGTGAAGCAGCTGGACCAGTGTGAGATGATTCTGCAGGCGTCCGAATATGAAGACCTTGAGAACAAACCAGGCAGACTGCAAGAGTTCTTCAGTTCCACAGCAGGGAAGTTCAGCCACCCTGAAATAGTCGAGCTTGTTTCTGAACTTGAGGCagaaagaaatgctaaaagagcTGCAGCCTCCAGTGAGCCATGCTCCTGA